The region CGCGAGAGCATCTCGATGAAGCCCACCTTCACCGTGCCGCCGATGATGATGAACAGGCCGATGAAGAAGAAGATGGTGGACCACTCCACTTCGGCCAGCACGTGGTGCGGGTCCTCGTCGGAGAGCAGGAGCAGGAGCGCCGCGCCGCCCATGGCCACGGTGGCGGGCTCGAAGTGGAACACCCCGTGCAGCACGAAGCCCAGGATGGTGAGCCCCATGATGGTCCCGGACTTGCGCAAAAGCGGCCTGTCCTTGATGAGCGCGTTCTCGTCCATGGCCATGATACGGGCCTTGAGCGCCTCGCTCACGTGCAGGCGCTTGGCGAAGACCGCCCGCCAGACCAGCATCCAGACGATCATGGTGATGATGATCACCGGAGTGAGGTGATTGATGAAGTCCATGAAGGCGAACCCGGCCTTGGAGGCGATCATGATGTTGGGCGGGTCGCCGATGAGGGTGGCCGTGCCGCCGATGTTGGAGGCCAGGGCCTCGGTGATCAGG is a window of Fundidesulfovibrio magnetotacticus DNA encoding:
- a CDS encoding SLC13 family permease; translation: LITEALASNIGGTATLIGDPPNIMIASKAGFAFMDFINHLTPVIIITMIVWMLVWRAVFAKRLHVSEALKARIMAMDENALIKDRPLLRKSGTIMGLTILGFVLHGVFHFEPATVAMGGAALLLLLSDEDPHHVLAEVEWSTIFFFIGLFIIIGGTVKVGFIEMLSR